The following are encoded in a window of Schistocerca nitens isolate TAMUIC-IGC-003100 chromosome 9, iqSchNite1.1, whole genome shotgun sequence genomic DNA:
- the LOC126204325 gene encoding uncharacterized protein LOC126204325, producing MPCEVKLTLNHNHSIDSAASLKYRKPSHEVQETLISLFQKGHSPASALQCIKTDIQLNHSDYPLVLGDRSQCPDYKFCYNLYRKTLEKDYGPMDFNEGKEFLQQRLLKYNTEVRNVCCKMVMKDADYIICICSSLMKKVHMCEEMAPEMVFIDSTGSLDHNGSRVFVLLTPSACGGLPLGIIVTSSESCEVLQIGFQLLKEIVGKDILGGGGGGNIDGPHVFFY from the exons ATGCCATGTGAAGTGAAACTGACACTGAATCATAATCACAGCATTGACAGTGCTGCTTCATTAAAGTATAGGAAGCCGTCACATGAAGTTCAGGAAACATTGATATCTCTGTTTCAAAAGGGTCATTCACCTGCTAGTGCACTTCAATGTATTAAGACTGACATTCAGCTTAATCATTCCGATTACCCATTAGTGCTGGGAGACAGAAGTCAGTGCCCAGATTATAAGTTCTGCTATAATTTATACAGGAAAACACTTGAGAAGGATTATGGACCCATGGATTTTAATGAAGGGAAGGAATTCTTGCAACAGAGATTGCTGAAATACAATACAGAAGTTAGGAATGTGTGTTGCAAGATGGTTATGAAAGATGCCGATTATATAATATG caTTTGCTCATCATTGATGAAGAAAGTACATATGTGTGAAGAAATGGCACCAGAAATGGTCTTCATTGATTCAACAGGATCTTTAGACCACAATGGCAGTAGAGTTTTTGTGTTACTCACACCCAGTGCATGTGGAGGTTTACCGCTGGGAATTATAGTAACTTCATCAGAAAGCTGTGAAGTTTTGCAAATAGGCTTCCAGCTATTGAAAGAGATAGTAGGAAAAgatattttgggggggggggggggggggaacattgaTGGACCACATGTCTTTTTTTACTGA
- the LOC126203197 gene encoding uncharacterized protein LOC126203197, giving the protein MQYFKDFKKIMYSKTKDEATDNYNAAKANICDEHNSYQTYLDGYWERRHLWALPYRTRMLIQGHHTNNYSEAFMRILKDYIFERRKAVNVVHMVDIILTRVNSYFEMKLLDAANRASLKSFHETIRVPTPEILSKIMMIQEGFLLVPSESIENRFYVVNMAVLVCNCLEGNTGKRCKHIDWASIVYRSEKYEKAVNSEEIRRKYYFIATGKQPPQNWLEPLHGPQNTATLNDADVEHIDTEEERDNVLQISIDNTEERLDADVGQMDAQEEKRDVEEEIPDTTHLKNISHKTNINLLNRAVAHLTELSSRSPEEMTKSFEAFLLQVEKKKTPSACASMLLTLGEGKARHNMRKRIPIQSTSIGRRKKVVKRKNAHTQKF; this is encoded by the exons ATGCAGTACTTTAAAGACTTTAAAAAAATCATGTATTCAAAAACCAAAGATGAAGCTACAGATAATTATAACGCAGCTAAAGCAAATATATGTGACGAACACAACAGTTATCAAACATACTTAGATGGGTATTGGGAAAGGCGACACCTATGGGCACTTCCTTATCGAACCCGTATGTTGATACAGGGGCACCACACTAATAACTACAGTGAAGCGTTCATGAGGATTTTGAAAGACTACATTTTTGAGAGAAGAAAAGCGGTCAATGTAGTGCACATGGTCGACATCATACTCACAAGGGTGAATTCTTATTTTGAGATGAAGCTGCTTGATGCTGCTAACAGAGCAAGCCTGAAATCTTTCCACGAGACCATTAGGGTACCTACACCGGAAATTCTGAGTAAGATAATGATGATTCAAGAAGGCTTTCTGTTGGTTCCAAGTGAGAGTATAGAGAATCGCTTCTATGTAGTCAACATGGCTGTGCTTGTTTGTAATTGTCTTGAGGGCAATACGGGCAAGAGATGTAAACACATTGATTGGGCTAGTATTGTTTACCGATCAGAAAAGTATGAAAAAGCTGTAAACAGTGAAGAAATTCGTCGAAAGTATTATTTTATAGCGACGGGTAAGCAGCCCCCCCAAAATTGGCTGGAGCCTCTTCATGGACCCCAAAATACTGCAACATTAAATGATGCTGATGTGGAGCACATTGatacagaggaagagagagataatgtGCTCCAGATCAGCATAGATAATACAGAAGAGAGACTTGATGCTGATGTGGGGCAAATGGATGCACAAGAAGAAAAACGTGATGTTGAAGAAGAAATACCAGACACAACACATCTcaaaaacatttcccacaaaacaaatATAAATCTATTAAACAGAGCAGTAGCTCATCTCACAGAGCTATCTAGTAGGTCACCGGAAGAGATGACGAAGAGCTTTGAGGCTTTCCTCCTCCAAGTTGAAAAGAAGAAAACTCCATCTGCCTGCGCTTCCATGTTGTTGACGCTTGGTGAAG GCAAAGCGAGACATAATATGAGAAAACGCATTCCGATACAATCAACATCAATTGGAAGAAGAAAGaaggtagtgaaaagaaaaaatgcacacacccagaaattttga